In the Kitasatospora terrestris genome, one interval contains:
- a CDS encoding LysE family transporter: MTGSLMTTAAEGAAAGLGVAMPLGAIGVLLLQEGRRGWRPAASGAAAVAVVDGLYAAVAVLVGPQLARALAGYEGWVRLLSAVLLAVIAVRGLLSLRGAAQSAQAGPGEAAGGGEGGAFRSFVRFGLLTLVNPMTALYFTALIAARGSGGSGGSGGAVYVAAVFAASLLWQELLAAAGALAGARLRPGVRRATYAAGYGLVACLAIRLAWPG; encoded by the coding sequence ATGACGGGATCCCTGATGACGACGGCCGCCGAAGGCGCGGCGGCAGGCCTGGGCGTGGCGATGCCCCTGGGTGCGATCGGGGTCCTGCTGCTCCAGGAGGGGCGGCGCGGCTGGCGGCCCGCCGCGAGCGGGGCGGCGGCGGTCGCGGTGGTGGACGGGCTGTACGCGGCGGTGGCGGTGCTGGTCGGACCGCAGCTGGCGCGGGCGCTGGCCGGGTACGAGGGCTGGGTGCGGCTGCTGTCGGCGGTGCTGCTCGCGGTGATCGCGGTGCGCGGGCTGCTCTCGCTGCGCGGCGCCGCGCAGTCGGCGCAGGCCGGGCCCGGGGAGGCCGCGGGCGGGGGTGAGGGCGGCGCGTTCCGCTCCTTCGTCCGGTTCGGGCTGCTCACCCTGGTGAACCCGATGACGGCGCTCTACTTCACCGCGCTGATCGCGGCCCGGGGCAGCGGCGGGTCCGGTGGATCGGGCGGGGCGGTGTACGTGGCGGCGGTGTTCGCGGCCTCGCTGCTGTGGCAGGAGCTGCTCGCCGCGGCCGGTGCGCTGGCCGGGGCCCGGCTGCGGCCGGGAGTGCGGCGCGCGACGTACGCGGCCGGTTACGGGCTGGTGGCGTGCCTGGCGATCCGGCTCGCCTGGCCGGGCTGA
- a CDS encoding transglycosylase family protein, with protein MIFRNETATATATTENGGRKRNRLRAAIVAGTAVAVLPVAGLVAATSASAAPVSTWDKVAQCESTGDWSINTGNGFYGGLQFTSSTWAAYGGTQYAPQANQATKAQQISVAEKVLADQGPGAWPVCSVQAGLTKGGAAADVDTSSSTATSKSTTTKSTTDSSASTADSSASTTDSSAKASRSESRAQAPQAPQAAEQDTAAGSYTVKSGDTLSAIAGANGTSADALYAKNAQTIGSNPDLIYPGQVLSV; from the coding sequence ATGATCTTCCGTAACGAGACCGCCACCGCGACCGCCACCACCGAGAACGGCGGCCGCAAGCGCAACCGCCTGCGTGCGGCCATCGTCGCCGGCACCGCCGTGGCAGTCCTTCCGGTGGCCGGCCTCGTCGCGGCGACCTCGGCTTCCGCCGCGCCCGTCTCCACCTGGGACAAGGTCGCGCAGTGCGAGTCCACCGGTGACTGGTCCATCAACACCGGTAACGGCTTCTACGGTGGCCTGCAGTTCACCTCCAGCACCTGGGCCGCCTACGGCGGCACCCAGTACGCGCCGCAGGCCAACCAGGCCACCAAGGCGCAGCAGATCTCCGTCGCCGAGAAGGTGCTGGCCGACCAGGGCCCGGGTGCCTGGCCCGTCTGCTCCGTCCAGGCCGGTCTGACCAAGGGCGGCGCCGCCGCCGACGTGGACACCTCCTCGTCCACCGCCACCTCCAAGTCGACCACCACCAAGTCGACCACCGACTCCTCGGCGTCGACCGCCGACTCCTCGGCGTCGACCACCGACTCCTCGGCCAAGGCCTCCCGCTCCGAGAGCCGCGCGCAGGCCCCCCAGGCCCCGCAGGCCGCCGAGCAGGACACCGCCGCCGGCAGCTACACCGTCAAGTCCGGTGACACCCTGAGCGCCATCGCCGGCGCCAACGGCACCAGCGCCGACGCGCTGTACGCCAAGAACGCCCAGACCATCGGGTCCAACCCGGACCTGATCTACCCCGGCCAGGTGCTGAGCGTCTGA
- a CDS encoding polysaccharide deacetylase family protein — MPIGSSTRRSRTLTGAAWLSAVLAAALTGCGTSAEQAAPPPDQVPAAPPAVRPAVQPERADRQELNAQAAAAQREAAAQRRVQTARRWGLAAVPLRAPAAPRSKPELAEGPGVKRAAGLPPVVYRVPTQDKVVFLTVDDGAEKDPEFSRMLAELEVPVSAFLSDYLARSDYEYFRRLERQGVAIQNHTVNHPDLRRLDDTRQQQEICGQQDRLEHEIGTRPRLFRPPYGEYTATSLRIAAGCGITAVPLWNEEAFADHLEYRYADQRLHPGDIVLTHFRGPDSWKGTMTDMLRRFLDAATAQGFAVARLEDYL; from the coding sequence ATGCCGATCGGATCATCCACCCGCCGTAGCCGGACGCTCACCGGCGCCGCCTGGCTGAGCGCCGTCCTGGCCGCCGCGCTGACCGGCTGCGGCACTTCGGCCGAGCAGGCCGCGCCGCCGCCCGACCAGGTCCCCGCCGCTCCCCCGGCCGTGCGGCCCGCCGTCCAGCCGGAGCGCGCCGACCGGCAGGAGCTGAACGCCCAGGCCGCCGCGGCCCAGCGCGAGGCGGCCGCGCAGCGCCGCGTCCAGACCGCCCGCCGCTGGGGCCTGGCCGCCGTCCCGCTGCGCGCCCCGGCCGCGCCCCGCAGCAAGCCGGAGCTGGCCGAGGGCCCCGGCGTGAAGCGGGCCGCCGGGCTGCCGCCGGTGGTGTACCGGGTGCCTACCCAGGACAAGGTGGTCTTCCTGACCGTCGACGACGGCGCCGAGAAGGACCCGGAGTTCAGCCGGATGCTGGCCGAGCTGGAGGTGCCGGTCAGCGCCTTCCTCTCCGACTACCTGGCCCGCTCCGACTACGAGTACTTCCGCCGGCTGGAGCGGCAGGGCGTCGCGATCCAGAACCACACCGTCAACCACCCCGACCTGCGCCGCCTGGACGACACCCGCCAGCAGCAGGAGATCTGCGGCCAGCAGGACCGCCTGGAGCACGAGATCGGCACCCGCCCGCGCCTGTTCCGCCCGCCGTACGGCGAGTACACCGCCACCAGCCTGCGGATCGCCGCCGGGTGCGGGATCACCGCCGTGCCGCTGTGGAACGAGGAGGCGTTCGCCGACCACCTCGAGTACCGCTACGCCGACCAGCGCCTGCACCCCGGCGACATCGTCCTCACCCACTTCCGCGGCCCGGACAGCTGGAAGGGCACCATGACCGACATGCTGCGCCGGTTCCTGGACGCCGCCACCGCGCAGGGCTTCGCCGTAGCCCGGCTGGAGGACTACCTCTGA
- a CDS encoding SpoIIE family protein phosphatase, whose protein sequence is MRQGVPADPHSPPPLGGSDRPDPAPAAAPDVLLPPSDELLQVLDGQPAGAWAEEVGPLLADTLVQAVRTTAAYGGMFYLRSADRRSLVISAVAGVPLALLDAFRRIPVAAPLPVAETYRTGRTVLLSGADDAMRRYPRLAVGMPYAYASAAVPIVDGEQVFGVLSVLWPASPAGPPPTARRQLRAAAHRMGAALAPFGERVHGDGYPAAVSLPDPSGGALRLGFFEWDLTDNRLSVDDELATILGIEDFDGRGATLLERIVPEDVDLLRQTARAAARGGGGFARQVRTLDPSGGHRILDLRGRAVGGGSHLVVAVLDAGAAGAAVAAVERLRDGVFALDPEGRLGYLNRSAELLLDTDRDLLLGRHPWSVLTWLADPAYEDRYRAAMLSQQPTAFLACRPPDHWLAFSLYPDAHGLTGRIIPASSPGDHRTTLPEAPPPTRASVGAVYHLLQLASALTEAVTVQEVCDCVIDQILPGFGGQEIALYLARSGRMHLVAQTGYPTGFLDPFEGTPLRARLPGTEALATGAPIFFESEGELDAAYPGITRDEMHAWAFLPLIASGHPVGSCILGFEQRRTFTAEDRAVLSALGGLIAQALERARLYDAEFALARGLQQALLPHRLPEVPELTIAARYLPGTRGMEIGGDWYDAVATAGGVWLVIGDVEGHNVGAAAVMGQLRSAARAFATGGSSPQDVLARTNHLLVDLDAGLLASCCLLRLDPVDGRYIAARAGHLPPLLRHADGRTEILDVAGGPLLGIDRSVEYPVTRGTLPAGAIVALYTDGLVERPGAAVSEGIDRLRTTLAHAAAPDLEALADLLLGRASRIEHRADDVALLLTRREPSG, encoded by the coding sequence ATGCGCCAGGGCGTGCCGGCGGACCCGCACAGCCCGCCACCCCTCGGCGGCAGCGACCGGCCCGACCCGGCGCCTGCCGCGGCCCCCGACGTCCTGCTGCCTCCCTCCGACGAACTGCTGCAGGTCCTGGACGGGCAGCCGGCCGGAGCCTGGGCCGAGGAGGTCGGGCCGCTGCTGGCGGACACCCTGGTCCAGGCCGTCCGCACCACCGCGGCCTACGGCGGCATGTTCTACCTGCGCTCCGCCGACCGCCGCTCGCTGGTGATCAGCGCCGTCGCGGGCGTGCCGCTGGCCCTGCTCGACGCCTTCCGGCGGATCCCGGTCGCCGCCCCGCTGCCCGTCGCCGAGACCTACCGCACCGGCCGCACCGTGCTGCTCTCCGGCGCGGACGACGCGATGCGGCGCTACCCCCGGCTCGCCGTCGGCATGCCCTACGCCTACGCCTCGGCGGCCGTCCCGATCGTCGACGGCGAACAGGTCTTCGGCGTGCTCTCCGTGCTCTGGCCCGCCTCCCCGGCCGGGCCGCCGCCCACCGCCCGCCGCCAGCTGCGCGCCGCCGCCCACCGGATGGGCGCCGCCCTCGCCCCGTTCGGGGAGCGGGTGCACGGTGACGGCTACCCCGCCGCCGTCTCCCTGCCGGACCCGAGCGGCGGCGCCCTGAGGCTGGGCTTCTTCGAGTGGGACCTCACCGACAACCGGCTCAGCGTGGACGACGAGCTCGCGACGATCCTGGGCATCGAGGACTTCGACGGCCGCGGCGCCACCCTGCTGGAGCGAATCGTCCCCGAGGACGTCGACCTGCTGCGCCAGACCGCCCGCGCGGCGGCGCGCGGCGGCGGCGGGTTCGCCCGCCAGGTGCGCACCCTGGACCCCAGCGGCGGCCACCGGATCCTGGACCTGCGCGGCCGGGCGGTGGGCGGCGGCTCGCACCTGGTCGTCGCCGTGCTCGACGCCGGAGCGGCCGGCGCCGCGGTCGCCGCCGTCGAACGGCTGCGCGACGGGGTCTTCGCCCTCGACCCGGAGGGCCGGCTCGGCTACCTCAACCGCAGCGCCGAGCTGCTCCTCGACACCGACCGGGACCTGCTGCTCGGCCGGCACCCCTGGTCGGTCCTCACCTGGCTCGCCGACCCCGCCTACGAGGACCGCTACCGCGCCGCGATGCTCTCCCAGCAGCCGACCGCCTTCCTCGCCTGCCGCCCGCCCGACCACTGGCTCGCCTTCTCGCTCTACCCCGACGCCCACGGACTGACCGGACGGATCATCCCCGCCTCCTCGCCCGGCGACCACCGCACCACCCTCCCCGAGGCGCCGCCGCCGACCCGGGCCAGCGTCGGCGCGGTCTACCACCTGCTGCAACTGGCCAGCGCGCTCACCGAGGCCGTCACCGTGCAGGAGGTCTGCGACTGCGTGATCGACCAGATCCTGCCCGGCTTCGGCGGGCAGGAGATCGCGCTCTACCTGGCGCGCTCCGGACGGATGCACCTGGTCGCCCAGACCGGTTACCCCACCGGATTCCTCGACCCCTTCGAGGGCACGCCGCTGCGCGCCCGGCTGCCCGGCACCGAGGCCCTGGCCACCGGCGCGCCGATCTTCTTCGAGTCCGAGGGCGAGCTGGACGCCGCCTACCCCGGCATCACCCGCGACGAGATGCACGCCTGGGCGTTCCTGCCGCTGATCGCCTCCGGCCACCCGGTCGGCAGCTGCATCCTCGGCTTCGAACAGCGGCGGACCTTCACCGCCGAGGACCGGGCGGTGCTCTCCGCCCTCGGCGGCCTGATCGCCCAGGCACTCGAACGGGCCCGCCTCTACGACGCCGAGTTCGCCCTCGCCCGCGGACTGCAGCAGGCGCTGCTCCCGCACCGGCTCCCCGAAGTCCCCGAACTCACCATCGCGGCCCGGTACCTGCCCGGCACCCGCGGCATGGAGATCGGCGGCGACTGGTACGACGCCGTCGCCACCGCGGGCGGGGTGTGGCTGGTCATCGGCGACGTCGAGGGCCACAATGTCGGCGCCGCCGCAGTGATGGGCCAACTGCGCTCCGCCGCGAGGGCGTTCGCCACCGGCGGCAGCTCGCCGCAGGACGTCCTCGCGCGCACCAACCACCTGCTGGTCGACCTCGACGCCGGACTGCTCGCCAGCTGCTGCCTGCTGCGGCTCGACCCCGTCGACGGACGCTACATCGCGGCCCGGGCCGGACACCTGCCACCGCTCCTGCGCCACGCGGACGGGCGGACCGAGATCCTCGACGTGGCCGGCGGCCCGCTGCTCGGCATCGACCGCAGCGTCGAGTACCCGGTGACCCGGGGCACCCTCCCCGCCGGGGCGATCGTCGCGCTCTACACCGACGGCCTGGTCGAACGGCCCGGTGCCGCCGTCTCGGAAGGCATCGACCGGCTGCGCACCACCCTCGCCCACGCCGCGGCCCCCGACCTGGAGGCCCTCGCCGACCTGCTGCTCGGCCGCGCCAGCCGCATCGAGCACCGCGCCGACGATGTCGCCCTCCTGCTCACCCGCCGCGAACCCTCCGGGTAG
- a CDS encoding sensor histidine kinase, whose product MSETVKGLVRRALPGPWDRRARVREGAGALLLALLGAGIEILGTGQPLRAAAVGTATAALHLLRRGLPGPVLAGAALCSAGPGGFVPLLTVAGYSAGRRIVRALPAAAWFLGSLLLVPATAFLIDPDDLPLPGLLGVTVTGFLLLAVLPGVFGRYRAQRHTLLSTLHERNEQLVRERAMIAHQARLRERHRIAQDMHDSLGHQLALLSVHTGALEVDRTLTDRQRETVTVLRLAATGAMRELREVVGLLRDDSVPEAGGVDAVQKLVEASRAAGTAVELRRDGEPHPLAAATGHAAYRIVQEGLTNAHKHAPAAPITVALRWEPDALLVEVVNGPAPQGGQPAAVSGGQGLTGLRERARLLGGMVHSGATPGGGFRLAGVLPYRADGRPGAGTAEDEDLAQLPPVPDPPRRRSPALGCACGALVVVAAVFGVLVWGVVQFIEAAENSTVPLSVYESIEVGQDEAAVDARLPRGSRILTGDLHKLLPDEPPGADCRWFTTDTEVGFSTTQDAVRFCFRDGVLVDKQHVRGKV is encoded by the coding sequence GTGAGCGAGACGGTGAAGGGGCTGGTCCGGCGCGCGCTGCCCGGGCCGTGGGACCGGCGGGCCCGGGTACGGGAAGGGGCCGGGGCCCTCCTGCTGGCGCTGCTCGGGGCGGGGATCGAGATTCTCGGCACGGGGCAGCCGCTGCGGGCGGCCGCGGTCGGCACGGCGACGGCCGCGCTCCACCTGCTGCGCCGGGGACTGCCCGGCCCGGTGCTGGCCGGCGCGGCGCTCTGCTCCGCCGGGCCGGGCGGGTTCGTCCCGCTGCTCACCGTCGCCGGGTACTCCGCCGGCCGGCGGATCGTCCGCGCGCTGCCGGCCGCCGCCTGGTTCCTCGGCTCGCTGCTGCTGGTGCCGGCCACCGCGTTCCTGATCGACCCGGACGACCTGCCGCTGCCCGGCCTGCTCGGGGTCACGGTGACCGGGTTCCTGCTGCTCGCCGTGCTGCCCGGCGTGTTCGGCCGCTACCGCGCGCAGCGGCACACCCTGCTCAGCACGCTCCACGAGCGCAACGAACAGCTGGTCCGCGAGCGCGCGATGATCGCCCACCAGGCCCGGCTGCGCGAACGCCACCGGATCGCCCAGGACATGCACGACAGCCTCGGCCACCAGCTCGCCCTGCTCTCCGTGCACACCGGCGCGCTGGAGGTGGACCGGACGCTGACCGACCGCCAGCGCGAGACGGTGACCGTGCTGCGCCTGGCCGCCACCGGCGCGATGCGCGAACTGCGCGAGGTGGTCGGCCTGCTGCGGGACGACTCGGTGCCCGAGGCGGGCGGCGTCGACGCGGTGCAGAAGCTGGTCGAGGCCTCCCGGGCCGCCGGCACCGCCGTCGAGCTGCGCCGCGACGGGGAACCGCACCCGCTCGCCGCCGCCACCGGCCACGCCGCGTACCGGATCGTCCAGGAGGGGCTGACCAACGCGCACAAGCACGCGCCGGCCGCGCCGATCACCGTGGCGCTGCGCTGGGAGCCGGACGCGCTGCTGGTCGAGGTGGTCAACGGGCCCGCGCCGCAGGGCGGGCAGCCGGCCGCGGTCAGCGGCGGCCAGGGGCTGACCGGCCTGCGGGAGCGGGCCCGGCTGCTCGGCGGGATGGTGCACTCGGGCGCCACGCCCGGCGGCGGGTTCCGGCTCGCCGGGGTGCTGCCGTACCGGGCGGACGGCCGGCCCGGCGCCGGGACCGCCGAGGACGAGGACCTCGCGCAGCTGCCGCCCGTCCCCGACCCACCGCGCCGGCGCAGCCCCGCGCTGGGCTGCGCGTGCGGCGCGCTGGTGGTGGTCGCCGCGGTGTTCGGCGTCCTGGTGTGGGGCGTCGTGCAGTTCATCGAGGCGGCGGAGAACTCGACCGTCCCGCTGAGCGTCTACGAGTCGATCGAGGTCGGGCAGGACGAGGCGGCCGTCGACGCCAGGCTGCCGCGCGGCAGCCGGATCCTCACCGGCGACCTGCACAAGCTGCTGCCCGACGAGCCGCCGGGCGCGGACTGCCGCTGGTTCACCACCGACACCGAGGTGGGCTTCAGCACCACCCAGGACGCGGTGCGGTTCTGCTTCCGCGACGGCGTGCTGGTCGACAAGCAGCACGTCCGTGGCAAGGTGTAG
- a CDS encoding response regulator transcription factor — protein MIRVLVADDEPLIRAGIRMILTSADDIEVVGEAADGRQALDLAGPLRADVVLLDIQMPVLDGLAALAELPRVAPGARAIVLTTFGERDNVLRAIGAGGAGFLLKDTAPGELIQAVRAAATGHAFLSPAATRHIVDSLAAGPATARGEAARQRLAALTPREREVVDLLGEGLSNADTGARLHMSEATVKTYVSRILAKLGCENRVQAALLARDAVL, from the coding sequence GTGATCCGCGTCCTCGTGGCCGACGACGAGCCGCTCATCCGGGCCGGCATCCGGATGATCCTCACCTCCGCCGACGACATCGAGGTGGTCGGCGAGGCCGCCGACGGCCGACAGGCGCTCGACCTCGCCGGCCCGCTGCGCGCGGACGTGGTGCTGCTGGACATCCAGATGCCCGTCCTGGACGGGCTCGCCGCCCTCGCCGAACTGCCCCGGGTGGCGCCCGGTGCCCGGGCGATCGTGCTCACCACCTTCGGCGAGCGGGACAACGTGCTGCGCGCGATCGGCGCCGGCGGCGCCGGGTTCCTGCTCAAGGACACCGCGCCCGGCGAACTGATCCAGGCGGTTCGCGCCGCCGCCACCGGCCACGCCTTCCTCTCGCCCGCCGCCACCCGGCACATCGTCGACTCGCTGGCCGCCGGCCCCGCCACCGCCCGCGGCGAGGCGGCCCGGCAACGGCTGGCCGCCCTCACCCCGCGCGAACGCGAGGTGGTCGACCTGCTCGGCGAGGGACTCTCCAACGCCGACACCGGCGCCCGGCTCCACATGAGCGAGGCCACCGTGAAGACGTACGTCAGCCGGATCCTCGCCAAGCTCGGCTGCGAGAACCGGGTCCAGGCCGCACTGCTCGCCCGCGATGCCGTCCTGTGA
- a CDS encoding M16 family metallopeptidase: protein MKHEVIDTIPVLWAEAPGPLEAVLVFGCGARDETLRTLGVTHLIEHLAMSTLPRLHHDHNASVDLSLTQFTCTGRPEQVAAFLERVCTALGALPLERIEQEAGVLAAEGGRVADPQTGELLSRRYGIQGVGLAAYRGPGADRIPTEAVRETAARYFHAGNAVLVLTGPPPAGLRLPLPAGERPVRGAAQPVLNAGPSWGEDCVPGPGLALRGDLDDQALALATQVLAQRLRETVRHRHGLSYDVGSASVYTGPGTGERTISLDAREGQEQKVAELLWEEALRLARDGVTEQELADEVESLREVWQDPRSTVYELGEAAAELLFDGTYRAPEARLAEAAATTPEQVRQAFAAALDTALVVVPEDVELDVRRPDGSPLPQSACTATADGLPAGGRVFRAPLLDRLRYGAARRARLVVTDAGLYAREPDGTVHHVPYTEVVGVEMRGPGRIVFGRSTCVIPLLPDLWADLGPAVRAVDAAVPAELRYAASALRPAD, encoded by the coding sequence GTGAAACACGAGGTCATCGACACGATTCCGGTTCTGTGGGCGGAGGCGCCCGGCCCGCTGGAGGCCGTCCTGGTCTTCGGGTGCGGGGCCCGCGACGAGACGCTGCGCACGCTCGGCGTCACCCACCTCATCGAGCACCTGGCGATGAGCACGCTGCCGCGGCTGCACCACGACCACAACGCGTCGGTCGACCTGAGCCTCACCCAGTTCACCTGCACCGGCCGCCCCGAGCAGGTGGCCGCCTTCCTGGAGCGGGTCTGCACCGCGCTCGGCGCGCTCCCGCTGGAGCGGATCGAGCAGGAGGCCGGCGTGCTGGCCGCCGAGGGCGGCCGGGTCGCCGACCCGCAGACCGGCGAACTGCTCTCCCGCCGGTACGGCATCCAGGGCGTCGGCCTGGCCGCCTACCGCGGGCCCGGCGCCGACCGGATCCCGACGGAGGCCGTCCGGGAGACCGCCGCCCGCTACTTCCACGCCGGCAACGCGGTGCTGGTCCTCACCGGCCCGCCGCCGGCCGGCCTGCGGCTGCCGCTGCCCGCCGGCGAGCGGCCCGTGCGGGGCGCCGCCCAGCCGGTCCTGAACGCCGGCCCCTCCTGGGGCGAGGACTGCGTCCCCGGCCCCGGCCTCGCCCTGCGCGGTGACCTCGACGACCAGGCCCTGGCCCTCGCCACCCAGGTGCTCGCCCAGCGCCTGCGCGAGACCGTCCGCCACCGGCACGGGCTCTCCTACGATGTCGGCTCCGCCTCCGTGTACACCGGCCCCGGCACGGGCGAACGGACCATCAGCCTGGACGCCCGCGAGGGCCAGGAGCAGAAGGTCGCCGAGCTGCTCTGGGAGGAGGCCCTGCGCCTCGCCCGCGACGGCGTGACCGAACAGGAACTGGCGGACGAGGTGGAGAGCCTGCGCGAGGTCTGGCAGGACCCGCGCTCCACCGTGTACGAACTCGGCGAGGCCGCCGCCGAACTGCTCTTCGACGGGACCTACCGGGCCCCCGAGGCCCGGCTCGCCGAGGCCGCCGCGACCACCCCCGAGCAGGTCCGGCAGGCGTTCGCCGCCGCCCTCGACACCGCGCTCGTCGTCGTCCCCGAGGACGTCGAGCTGGACGTGCGCCGCCCGGACGGCTCGCCGCTGCCGCAGAGCGCGTGCACCGCCACCGCCGACGGCCTGCCCGCCGGGGGCCGGGTCTTCCGCGCCCCGCTGCTCGACCGGCTGCGCTACGGCGCCGCCCGCCGGGCCCGGCTGGTCGTCACCGACGCCGGGCTGTACGCCCGGGAGCCCGACGGCACCGTGCACCACGTCCCGTACACCGAGGTGGTCGGGGTCGAGATGCGCGGACCCGGCCGGATCGTCTTCGGCCGCTCCACCTGCGTCATCCCGCTGCTGCCCGACCTGTGGGCCGACCTCGGCCCCGCGGTGCGGGCCGTCGACGCCGCCGTGCCCGCCGAACTGCGCTACGCGGCCTCGGCGTTGCGCCCCGCCGACTGA
- a CDS encoding DUF805 domain-containing protein — MEWYLAVLKNYVGFEGRAHRREFWMFTLVSVVISIVLTIIDRILGIRVIDNLYTLAVLLPSLAVGARRLHDTGRSGWWQLLSITVIGIIPLIVFWAQEGSTEANKYGTVPAPAAV; from the coding sequence ATGGAGTGGTACCTCGCGGTGCTGAAGAACTACGTCGGATTCGAAGGCCGGGCGCACCGCCGGGAGTTCTGGATGTTCACGCTGGTGAGCGTGGTCATCTCGATCGTCCTGACAATCATCGACCGGATCCTGGGCATCCGGGTCATCGACAACCTCTACACCCTCGCGGTGCTCCTCCCGAGCCTCGCGGTGGGTGCCCGCCGACTCCACGACACCGGCCGCTCCGGCTGGTGGCAGCTGCTGTCGATCACCGTGATCGGCATCATCCCGCTGATCGTCTTCTGGGCGCAGGAGGGCAGCACGGAGGCCAACAAGTACGGCACCGTCCCGGCCCCCGCGGCCGTCTGA
- a CDS encoding AAA family ATPase, whose amino-acid sequence MQDIPTTPAQGDRPGPACAGPAGPVGALRPSGLHDLRGRPAPVVLGYPAGDLVVVSGLPGGGKSTLMRRCARAPIIDSQHSRLLFEHRLPRLLPYALYRPLVRVFHYRRLRRALAGGGPLVVHDCGTLPWVRTWLSRTAARQGRALHLILLDASPAEAAAGQRARGRRVSTYAFARHRRATAALRTRLGTAGPTTAGFATAVLLDRPAARDLQDIEFTD is encoded by the coding sequence GTGCAGGACATACCCACCACGCCCGCGCAGGGCGACCGGCCGGGCCCGGCCTGTGCCGGCCCGGCCGGGCCGGTCGGCGCGCTGCGGCCCAGCGGGCTGCACGACCTGCGCGGCCGCCCGGCGCCCGTCGTGCTCGGCTACCCGGCCGGCGACCTGGTGGTCGTCTCCGGGCTGCCCGGCGGCGGCAAGAGCACCCTGATGCGGCGCTGCGCCCGCGCCCCGATCATCGACTCCCAGCACTCCCGGCTGCTCTTCGAGCACCGGCTGCCCCGGCTGCTGCCGTACGCGCTGTACCGGCCGCTGGTCCGCGTCTTCCACTATCGGCGGCTGCGGCGGGCGCTCGCCGGCGGCGGGCCGCTCGTCGTGCACGACTGCGGGACGCTGCCGTGGGTCCGCACCTGGCTGTCGCGCACCGCAGCCCGGCAGGGCCGGGCCCTGCACCTCATCCTGCTCGACGCGAGCCCCGCCGAGGCCGCCGCCGGCCAGCGCGCCCGCGGCCGCCGCGTCTCCACCTACGCCTTCGCCCGCCACCGCCGCGCCACCGCCGCGCTGCGCACCCGGCTCGGCACCGCCGGCCCCACCACGGCCGGCTTCGCCACCGCCGTCCTCCTCGACCGTCCCGCCGCCCGTGACCTCCAGGACATCGAGTTCACCGACTGA
- a CDS encoding alpha-L-glutamate ligase, with protein sequence MTVAVGLLTPAPDHPLLAGAAQVLRAGGHRVVPAGEGCDVVLLKARTPAALEQARRLEESGTPVLNSAASTGFCQDRVAMARCARDAGLPFAETSHAGPVDRLAYRRPVVVKSRRSSKQDLVALVSSARQLAELAERWPGEDVVVQEPAPADGWDHKLWVVGGRLFAELRHSELADGPVRASRSLDLDRLPDGYRELAFSCGEAFGLDVYGVDVLDAGGRPVVVDVNAFPGVRGQAGAPEALAALALATAAGRHRPRRLPGAAG encoded by the coding sequence GTGACGGTCGCCGTCGGGCTGCTGACCCCCGCGCCGGACCATCCGCTGCTGGCCGGCGCGGCGCAGGTGCTGCGGGCCGGCGGCCACCGGGTGGTGCCGGCGGGGGAGGGCTGCGACGTGGTGCTGCTCAAGGCCCGGACACCGGCCGCGCTCGAACAGGCCCGGCGGCTGGAGGAGTCCGGCACGCCCGTCCTCAACTCCGCCGCCTCGACCGGGTTCTGCCAGGACCGGGTGGCGATGGCGCGGTGCGCCCGCGACGCCGGACTGCCGTTCGCCGAGACCTCCCACGCCGGCCCGGTCGACCGACTCGCCTACCGGCGGCCGGTGGTGGTGAAGAGCCGGCGCAGCAGCAAGCAGGACCTGGTGGCCCTGGTCTCCTCGGCGCGGCAGCTGGCGGAGCTCGCCGAGCGGTGGCCGGGCGAGGACGTGGTGGTGCAGGAGCCGGCCCCGGCGGACGGCTGGGACCACAAGCTGTGGGTGGTCGGCGGCCGGCTCTTCGCCGAGCTGCGCCACTCCGAGCTGGCGGACGGCCCGGTGCGGGCCTCCCGGAGCCTGGACCTCGACCGACTGCCGGACGGCTACCGGGAGTTGGCGTTCTCCTGCGGAGAGGCGTTCGGGCTGGACGTGTACGGCGTGGACGTCCTGGACGCGGGCGGGCGGCCGGTGGTCGTCGACGTGAACGCCTTCCCCGGGGTCCGCGGCCAGGCGGGCGCGCCCGAGGCGCTGGCGGCCCTCGCGCTGGCCACCGCGGCCGGACGGCACCGCCCCCGGCGGCTGCCGGGGGCGGCAGGCTGA
- a CDS encoding acylphosphatase: MIRRRVLVSGLVQGVFFRDTCRREAAGAGVAGWVRNLPDGRVEAAFEGEPEAVERMIAWCRRGPSRAVVGDVRVSDEEPSGASGFEVTG; the protein is encoded by the coding sequence GTGATCCGTCGGCGGGTGCTGGTGTCGGGGCTGGTGCAGGGCGTGTTCTTCCGGGACACCTGCCGCCGGGAGGCGGCCGGTGCCGGTGTCGCCGGCTGGGTGCGCAACCTGCCGGACGGGCGGGTGGAGGCGGCGTTCGAGGGCGAGCCGGAGGCGGTGGAGCGGATGATCGCCTGGTGCCGGCGCGGACCGAGCCGCGCGGTGGTCGGCGACGTCCGGGTCTCCGACGAGGAGCCCTCGGGCGCCTCCGGCTTCGAGGTCACCGGCTGA